The following are from one region of the Oncorhynchus nerka isolate Pitt River linkage group LG8, Oner_Uvic_2.0, whole genome shotgun sequence genome:
- the LOC115107043 gene encoding RNA polymerase II-associated protein 3 isoform X1, with amino-acid sequence MSENKAIELQLQMRQNAEDLHNFMKDLNSWETDIKKKDEQLRSGSVGESQKSLPPVRNKDYKKKREKKKASDNNAKTETKQAPRIKSYDYQSWDKFDVDKVLESMDKEDSAAESNDSESEDSGVPATDQDTALAEKEKGNQLFKEGKYDDAIECYTRGMGADPYNPVLPTNRAACFFRLKKFAVAESDCNLSIALDSNYFKAFARRGAARFALQHYESALEDYVMVLKLDPGNLEAQNEVMKCKEVIAKLGGKAESPEAAVVTPLVVDVKQQQLMEEQQRRQEAVVQKDRGNAYFKEGKYEAAVEYYTKGMEADSTNVLLPANRAMAYLKLQRYKEAEEDCSKAIALDGTYSKAFARRGTARAALGLLKQAIEDFEEVLKLEPGNKQAFHEMKKIAIDMGTSGLLATEEHAQRRTVLPVNKPPHLQSTKPLRRVDIEEVGGKILVQKEPSAVFTSTTAPCFRPQKTTSIADTVREGQGEASPPSTSPSAKILKIEEISNIPSHSPVKWPGGGAVRAQTQKHREATVSEPTELPATPSTEVVPPAPTNSFQLEADLRKIGNGPEVIYKYLKQIQPQAYAKIFQSSLEPDILNQILRTLQSFYIKKEEPPVILEILRNLAGVRRFDMAVMFMSIPEKKVLQELFDFLRQAGLEDVSVGALQKKYGV; translated from the exons ATGTCTGAAAACAAAGCCATTGAACTCCAACTGCAAATGCGACAAAATGCAGAGGACCTGCATAACTTCATGAAAGATCTTAACAGCTGGGAAACTGACATAAAGAAGAAGGATGAACAACTAAGAAGTGGGAGTGTTGGCGAGTCTCAA AAAAGCCTCCCACCAGTGCGAAACAAGGACTACAAAaagaagagggagaaaaagaaGGCATCAGACAACAATGCAAAGACTGAAACAAAACAAGCACCCAGGATAAAGTCTTATGACTATCAGTCATGGGACAAATTTGATGTG GACAAGGTTTTGGAGTCCATGGATAAAGAGGATAGCGCTGCTGAGTCCAATGACTCTGAATCTGAGGATTCTGGGGTTCCTGCTACTGACCAAGACACAGCTCTTGCTGAGAAGGAGAAA GGTAATCAGCTGTTTAAAGAAGGGAAGTATGATGATGCCATTGAGTGTTACACCAGAGGCATGGGCGCAGACCCTTATAACCCCGTTCTGCCTACAAACCGAGCTGCCTGCTTCTTCAGACTCAAAAA GTTTGCTGTTGCAGAGTCTGACTGCAACTTGTCCATCGCTCTGGACAGTAACTACTTCAAAGCATTTGCACGAAGAGGAGCGGCTCGATTCGCCCTGCAACATTATGAATCTGCCCTAGAAG ATTATGTAATGGTGCTCAAGCTGGATCCTGGGAACCTGGAGGCACAGAATGAAGTGATGAAATGCAAAGAG GTCATTGCTAAACTGGGTGGAAAGGCAGAAAGCCCAGAGGCTGCAGTGGTGACGCCACTTGTGGTGGACGTCAAGCAACAGCAGCTCATGGAggaacagcagaggagacaggagGCGGTGGTGCAGAAAGACAGG GGGAACGCATACTTCAAAGAAGGGAAGTATGAGGCTGCAGTAGAGTACTACACCAAGGGCATGGAAGCAGACAGCACCAATGTCCTCCTGCCTGCCAACCGGGCCATGGCTTACTTAAAGCTGCAGAG ATATAAAGAGGCTGAGGAGGACTGCAGTAAAGCTATAGCCCTGGATGGCACCTACTCAAAGGCCTTTGCCCGCAGAGGGACAGCTAGGGCTGCTCTGGGACTGCTAAAACAAGCTATAGAAG attttgAGGAGGTCCTGAAGCTAGAACCAGGAAACAAGCAGGCATTTCATGAGATGAAGAAGATTGCAATT GACATGGGCACCAGTGGTCTGCTGGCAACAGAGGAGCATGCACAGCGGAGAACAGTACTGCCAGTTAACAAACCACCTCACCTGCAGTCAACC AAACCATTGAGGAgagtggacattgaggaggttgGTGGAAAGATCCTTGTCCAGAAGGAGCCCTCTGCTGTGTTCACTTCAACCACAGCCCCCTGTTTTAGGCCCCAGAAGACCACCTCCATCGCAGACACTGTGAGAGAGGGTCAGGGTGAGgcctcacctccctctacctcccccagtGCTAAGATCCTGAAGATTGAAGAAATATCAAACATCCCCTCACATTCCCCTGTCAA ATGGCCTGGGGGGGGTGCTGTGAGAGCACAGACACAGAAGCACAGGGAGGCAACTGTCAGTGAACCAACAGAACTGCCTGCTACACCCTCAACTGAGGTCGTACctcctgcccccaccaacagctTCCAGCTAGAGGCAGACCTAAGGAAGATTGGAAATGGCCCTGAAGTTATCTACAAGTATTTGAAG CAAATCCAGCCTCAGGCGTACGCAAAGATCTTCCAGAGCTCTCTTGAGCCAGACATACTCAATCAGATTTTGAGGACGTTACAAAGCTTCTACATCAA GAAGGAAGAGCCACCTGTCATACTGGAGATCCTCAGGAATCTGGCCGGTGTGAGGCGGTTCGACATGGCTGTCATGTTCATGTCCATCCCCGAGAAGAAAG TTCTACAAGAATTGTTTGACTTTCTTCGTCAAGCTGGACTTGAGGACGTTTCAGTAGGAGCCCTGCAGAAGAAGTATGGCGTGTGA
- the LOC115107043 gene encoding RNA polymerase II-associated protein 3 isoform X2, which yields MDKEDSAAESNDSESEDSGVPATDQDTALAEKEKGNQLFKEGKYDDAIECYTRGMGADPYNPVLPTNRAACFFRLKKFAVAESDCNLSIALDSNYFKAFARRGAARFALQHYESALEDYVMVLKLDPGNLEAQNEVMKCKEVIAKLGGKAESPEAAVVTPLVVDVKQQQLMEEQQRRQEAVVQKDRGNAYFKEGKYEAAVEYYTKGMEADSTNVLLPANRAMAYLKLQRYKEAEEDCSKAIALDGTYSKAFARRGTARAALGLLKQAIEDFEEVLKLEPGNKQAFHEMKKIAIDMGTSGLLATEEHAQRRTVLPVNKPPHLQSTKPLRRVDIEEVGGKILVQKEPSAVFTSTTAPCFRPQKTTSIADTVREGQGEASPPSTSPSAKILKIEEISNIPSHSPVKWPGGGAVRAQTQKHREATVSEPTELPATPSTEVVPPAPTNSFQLEADLRKIGNGPEVIYKYLKQIQPQAYAKIFQSSLEPDILNQILRTLQSFYIKKEEPPVILEILRNLAGVRRFDMAVMFMSIPEKKVLQELFDFLRQAGLEDVSVGALQKKYGV from the exons ATGGATAAAGAGGATAGCGCTGCTGAGTCCAATGACTCTGAATCTGAGGATTCTGGGGTTCCTGCTACTGACCAAGACACAGCTCTTGCTGAGAAGGAGAAA GGTAATCAGCTGTTTAAAGAAGGGAAGTATGATGATGCCATTGAGTGTTACACCAGAGGCATGGGCGCAGACCCTTATAACCCCGTTCTGCCTACAAACCGAGCTGCCTGCTTCTTCAGACTCAAAAA GTTTGCTGTTGCAGAGTCTGACTGCAACTTGTCCATCGCTCTGGACAGTAACTACTTCAAAGCATTTGCACGAAGAGGAGCGGCTCGATTCGCCCTGCAACATTATGAATCTGCCCTAGAAG ATTATGTAATGGTGCTCAAGCTGGATCCTGGGAACCTGGAGGCACAGAATGAAGTGATGAAATGCAAAGAG GTCATTGCTAAACTGGGTGGAAAGGCAGAAAGCCCAGAGGCTGCAGTGGTGACGCCACTTGTGGTGGACGTCAAGCAACAGCAGCTCATGGAggaacagcagaggagacaggagGCGGTGGTGCAGAAAGACAGG GGGAACGCATACTTCAAAGAAGGGAAGTATGAGGCTGCAGTAGAGTACTACACCAAGGGCATGGAAGCAGACAGCACCAATGTCCTCCTGCCTGCCAACCGGGCCATGGCTTACTTAAAGCTGCAGAG ATATAAAGAGGCTGAGGAGGACTGCAGTAAAGCTATAGCCCTGGATGGCACCTACTCAAAGGCCTTTGCCCGCAGAGGGACAGCTAGGGCTGCTCTGGGACTGCTAAAACAAGCTATAGAAG attttgAGGAGGTCCTGAAGCTAGAACCAGGAAACAAGCAGGCATTTCATGAGATGAAGAAGATTGCAATT GACATGGGCACCAGTGGTCTGCTGGCAACAGAGGAGCATGCACAGCGGAGAACAGTACTGCCAGTTAACAAACCACCTCACCTGCAGTCAACC AAACCATTGAGGAgagtggacattgaggaggttgGTGGAAAGATCCTTGTCCAGAAGGAGCCCTCTGCTGTGTTCACTTCAACCACAGCCCCCTGTTTTAGGCCCCAGAAGACCACCTCCATCGCAGACACTGTGAGAGAGGGTCAGGGTGAGgcctcacctccctctacctcccccagtGCTAAGATCCTGAAGATTGAAGAAATATCAAACATCCCCTCACATTCCCCTGTCAA ATGGCCTGGGGGGGGTGCTGTGAGAGCACAGACACAGAAGCACAGGGAGGCAACTGTCAGTGAACCAACAGAACTGCCTGCTACACCCTCAACTGAGGTCGTACctcctgcccccaccaacagctTCCAGCTAGAGGCAGACCTAAGGAAGATTGGAAATGGCCCTGAAGTTATCTACAAGTATTTGAAG CAAATCCAGCCTCAGGCGTACGCAAAGATCTTCCAGAGCTCTCTTGAGCCAGACATACTCAATCAGATTTTGAGGACGTTACAAAGCTTCTACATCAA GAAGGAAGAGCCACCTGTCATACTGGAGATCCTCAGGAATCTGGCCGGTGTGAGGCGGTTCGACATGGCTGTCATGTTCATGTCCATCCCCGAGAAGAAAG TTCTACAAGAATTGTTTGACTTTCTTCGTCAAGCTGGACTTGAGGACGTTTCAGTAGGAGCCCTGCAGAAGAAGTATGGCGTGTGA
- the LOC135572902 gene encoding hemicentin-1-like — MVLLCTFRLPLLLTCLAGTLASEREQGRTSEETTPYGPSSVEISGVNTVTVEVPYGFQCSANCFPACTFTWTRGGLTTQGPELNLQLKEQVPPQVLICMAINPTTGKSVTVSKTVNVTAGPSNIKITGPDILSSGVTSNFSCSADCYPSCSYTWIISSEAQSTVTTKYGQTISVTPDSWEIAEELICEAQDTVSLLYISTYVTPYVARGPVDIFITGASSVTLGDTYNFVCFVDCTPSCNFTWTFNGKIFNGDEIQLPIFHKGHKPVVSSKLVVTVDEYRHNEALTCEAENVASGVTAVSTKILSVTDPISVQPVSQDKPLAHQPFSLQCVGSQNPASILWLKNGLPIAVSGRVSLSPNNITMYFSPLLQSDGGLYQCIVSQGGAAIKGVGYQLNVNYGPLQAVIIQSGKGPVGKVLYLLPGSKTALQCSALCYPTCTYTWIYKGRLAEMNASFSLTPETNMDGGPLCCVAYNSVTNDNSTANTSVVLIDGPSNVTISGPGALEVGVKASFKCIAQCSPSCSYTWSVYGRTMHGSVVDITVNRYVATESFSCEAHNTITGKTATANETLSVTDSHWCGC; from the exons ATGGTTCTCCTCTGCACATTTCGTCTGCCTCTGCTGCTCACCTGCCTGGCAG GAACACTtgccagtgagagagagcagggcaGGACATCGGAGGAAACCACACCAT ATGGGCCGTCCTCTGTGGAGATCAGTGGGGTGAACACAGTGACGGTGGAGGTTCCCTATGGCTTCCAGTGCTCAGCCAATTGCTTTCCAGCCTGCACCTTCACCTGGACCAGAGGAGGGCTCACTACCCAGGGCCCAGAGCTCAACCTCCAGCTGAAGGAGCAGGTTCCTCCACAGGTCCTGATCTGTATGGCTATAAACCCCACCACTGGGAAGTCAGTGACGGTCAGCAAAACAGTCAATGTGACAG CTGGACCATCCAATATAAAGATCACAGGTCCTGATATACTGTCCAGTGGAGTGACGTCCAACTTTTCCTGCTCTGCTGATTGCTACCCGTCCTGCTCCTACACCTGGATAATTAGTTCTGAAGCACAAAGCACAGTGACCACCAAATACGGTCAAACCATCTCTGTCACACCTGACTCCTGGGAGATTGCAGAGGAATTGATCTGTGAGGCTCAGGACACTGTCTCACTCCTCTACATCTCAACCTATGTTACACCTTATGTGGCCC GCGGACCGGTGGATATTTTCATCACGGGTGCCAGCTCGGTGACATTAGGAGACACTTACAACTTTGTGTGCTTTGTTGACTGCACCCCCTCCTGTAACTTTACCTGGACATTCAATGGAAAGATCTTCAATGGCGACGAGATCCAGTTGCCCATCTTCCATAAGGGCCATAAGCCTGTGGTTAGCAGTAAACTGGTGGTTACTGTTGATGAGTACAGGCACAATGAGGCACTGACATGTGAGGCCGAGAATGTTGCCTCAGGGGTCACTGCTGTTAGCACCAAGATCCTGAGTGTCACTG ATCCTATCTCTGTACAGCCGGTGTCCCAGGACAAGCCCTTGGCACACCAGCCCTTCTCACTGCAGTGTGTGGGCTCTCAGAATCCAGCCTCCATTTTGTGGTTAAAAAATGGCCTCCCTATAGCTGTGTCCGGCAGGGTCAGTCTCTCCCCCAACAACATCACTATGTATTTTAGTCCTCTGCTCCAGTCGGATGGTGGGCTGTACCAATGCATCGTTTCTCAGGGGGGAGCAGCCATCAAAGGGGTTGGGTACCAACTGAATGTAAATT ATGGACCACTTCAAGCTGTTATCATCCAATCTGGCAAAGGCCCAGTAGGTAAAGTCTTGTATCTCCTGCCTGGATCAAAGACAGCCCTTCAGTGTTCGGCCCTGTGCTACCCCACCTGTACCTACACCTGGATATACAAGGGGAGGCTGGCAGAGATGAATGCCTCCTTCTCCCTCACACCTGAGACCAACATGGACGGAGGACCCCTCTGCTGTGTGGCTTACAACTCAGTGACCAATGACAACAGCACTGCCAATACCTCAGTTGTGTTAATTG ATGGACCATCTAACGTGACCATCTCAGGACCAGGTGCCCTAGAGGTAGGGGTCAAGGCCAGCTTCAAGTGTATTGCCCAGTGCTCTCCCTCTTGCAGCTACACCTGGAGTGTGTATGGTCGGACCATGCACGGCAGTGTGGTTGATATAACCGTCAATCGTTACGTGGCCACTGAGTCTTTCAGCTGCGAGGCACACAACACGATCACCGGGAAGACAGCAACAGCCAATGAGACACTCAGTGTCACAG ATTCTCACTGGTGTGGATGTTGA
- the LOC115133061 gene encoding uncharacterized protein LOC115133061 isoform X1 encodes MKDTHTLLNLLLLLVYLAGSAVTTDGGKDSTDGPLELTIVGPDFVTVGVPCSFDCAAQCSPSCSYRMSINGQIGQGNELFFTARQWEESLNLTCTARNDDSGRSSTVSKILQVLAGPTNVSITGPDLMTPGAPQSFQCHADCRQSCNYTWGINGRWLGGQGNEITVTPEELATSVTLNCKAINSVSGLYDMATRTIPVTYGPLELTIVGPDFVTVGVPCSFDCAAQCSPSCSYRMSIDGQIGQGNELFFTARQWEESLNLTCTARNDDSGRSSTVTKILQVLDGGKSMATQAEQTIDLLLFTFTLSLYTVIST; translated from the exons ATGAAGGATACACACACCCTGCTCAATCTGCTTCTGCTGCTAGTGTACCTAGCAG GATCAGCTGTGACCACTGATGGAGGGAAGGACAGTACCG ATGGTCCCTTGGAACTAACCATTGTGGGACCTGACTTTGTGACTGTGGGCGTGCCATGCAGTTTTGACTGTGCCGCCCAGTGCTCTCCTTCCTGTAGCTACAGAATGAGTATCAATGGGCAGATTGGACAAGGCAACGAGCTGTTCTTCACAGCTCGCCAATGGGAGGAGTCCCTAAACCTTACATGCACCGCAAGGAATGATGACTCTGGGAGGTCCTCTACAGTATCTAAGATACTGCAGGTTTTAG CTGGACCAACCAACGTATCGATCACAGGCCCTGACTTGATGACCCCAGGGGCCCCACAAAGCTTCCAGTGTCACGCCGACTGCCGTCAGTCCTGCAACTACACCTGGGGGATAAATGGCCGATGGCTCGGGGGACAGGGGAACGAGATTACCGTAACTCCCGAAGAATTGGCCACCTCTGTTACCCTGAACTGCAAGGCCATCAACAGTGTGTCTGGGCTCTATGACATGGCAACAAGGACAATACCTGTGACAT ATGGTCCCTTGGAACTAACCATTGTGGGACCTGACTTTGTGACTGTGGGCGTGCCATGCAGTTTTGACTGTGCCGCTCAGTGCTCTCCTTCCTGTAGCTACAGAATGAGTATCGACGGGCAGATTGGACAAGGCAACGAGCTGTTCTTCACAGCTCGCCAATGGGAAGAGTCCCTAAACCTCACATGCACCGCAAGGAATGATGACTCTGGGAGGTCCTCTACAGTAACAAAGATACTGCAGGTTTTAG ATGGTGGAAAATCCATGGCCACACAGGCTGAACAGACTATAGACCTGCTTCTGTTCACATTCACACTCTCACTCTACACCGTAATATCAACATAA